A region of Lagenorhynchus albirostris chromosome 20, mLagAlb1.1, whole genome shotgun sequence DNA encodes the following proteins:
- the MAP3K3 gene encoding mitogen-activated protein kinase kinase kinase 3 isoform X2, giving the protein MDEQEALNSIMKDLVALQMSRRPRVPGYETMKNKETGHPNRQSDVRIKFEHNGERRIIAFSRPVRYEDVEHKVTTVFGQPLDLHYMNNELSILLKNQDDLDKAIDILDRSSSMKSLRILLLSQDRNHTSSPPHSGVSRQVRIKASQSAGDINTIYQPPEPRSRHLSVSSQNPGRSSPPPGYVPERQQRIARQGSYTSINSEGEFIPETSEQCMLDPLSSAENSLSGSCQSLDRSADSPSFRKSRMSRAQSFPDNRQEFSDRETQLYDKGVKGGTYPRRYHVSVHHKDYNDGRRTFPRIRRHQGNLFTLVPSSRSLSTNGENMGLAVQYLDPRGRLRSADSENALSVQERNVPTKSPSAPINWRRGKLLGQGAFGRVYLCYDVDTGRELASKQVQFDPDSPETSKEVSALECEIQLLKNLQHERIVQYYGCLRDRAEKTLTIFMEYMPGGSVKDQLKAYGALTESVTRKYTRQILEGMSYLHSNMIVHRDIKGANILRDSAGNVKLGDFGASKRLQTICMSGTGMRSVTGTPYWMSPEVISGEGYGRKADVWSLGCTVVEMLTEKPPWAEYEAMAAIFKIATQPTNPQLPSHISEHGRDFLRRIFVEARQRPSAEELLTHQFAQLVY; this is encoded by the exons AATTATAGCATTCAGCCGGCCTGTAAGATATGAAGATGTGGAGCACAAGGTGACGACAGTGTTTGGGCAGCCTCTTGATCTACATTACATGAACAATGAG CTCTCCATCCTGCTGAAGAACCAAGATGATCTTGATAAAGCAATTGATATTTTGGATAGAAGCTCAAGCATGAAAAGCCTTAGGATATTGCTGCTGTCCCAGGACAGAAATCAT ACCAGTTCCCCTCCCCACTCCGGGGTGTCCAGGCAGGTGCGAATCAAAGCTTCCCAGTCTGCGGGAGACATAAATACCATCTACCAGCCCCCTGAGCCCAGGAGCAGGCACCTCTCTGTCA GCTCCCAGAACCCCGGCCGAAGCTCGCCTCCCCCTGGCTACGTGCCTGAGCGGCAGCAGCGGATTGCCCGACAGGGGTCCTACACCAGCATCAACAGCGAGGGGGAGTTCATCCCAGAGACCAGCGAGCAGTGC ATGCTGGATCCCCTGAGCAGTGCTGAAAATTCCTTGTCAGGAAGCTGCCAATCCTTGGACAGGTCCGCAGACAG ccCATCCTTCCGGAAATCGCGAATGTCCCGAGCCCAGAGCTTCCCAGACAACAGACAGGAATTCTCGG ATCGGGAAACTCAGCTCTATGACAAAGGGGTCAAAGGTGGAACCTACCCCCGGCGCTACCATGtgtccgtgcaccacaaggacTACAATGACG GCAGAAGAACATTTCCCCGAATACGGCGTCATCAAGGCAACCTGTTCACCCTGGTGCCCTCCAGCCGCTCCCTGAGCACAAATGGCGAGAACATGGGCCTGGCGGTGCAGTACCTGGACCCCCGAGGGCGCCTGCGGAGTGCGGACAGTGAGAACGCCCTCTCTGTGCAGGAGAGGAACGTGCCAACCAAGT CTCCCAGTGCCCCCATCAATTGGCGCCGGGGGAAGCTCCTGGGCCAGGGTGCCTTTGGCAGGGTCTATCTGTGCTATGATGTGGACACAGGACGAGAACTTGCTTCCAAGCAGGTCCAGTTTGACCCAGACAGTCCTGAGACAAGCAAG GAGGTGAGTGCACTGGAGTGTGAGATCCAGTTGCTGAAGAACTTGCAGCACGAGCGCATAGTGCAGTACTATGGCTGCCTGCGGGACCGTGCCGAGAAGACTCTGACCATCTTCATGGAGTACATGCCGGGG GGCTCAGTGAAAGACCAGTTGAAGGCCTACGGAGCTCTGACAGAGAGTGTGACCCGAAAATACACCCGGCAGATCCTGGAGGGCATGTCCTACCTGCACAGTAACATGATTGTTCACCGGGACATCAAGG GAGCCAACATCCTCCGAGACTCTGCTGGGAATGTGAAGCTGGGGGACTTTGGGGCCAGCAAGCGCCTGCAGACCATCTGCATGTCAGGCACGGGCATGCGCTCGGTCACTGGCACGCCCTACTGGATGAGCCCTGAGGTGATCAGCGGTGAGGGCTACGGAAGGAAGGCAGACGTGTG GAGCCTGGGCTGCACTGTGGTGGAGATGCTGACAGAGAAACCACCTTGGGCAGAGTATGAAGCCATGGCCGCCATTTTCAAGATTGCCACCCAGCCCACCAATCCTCAGCTGCCCTCCCACATCTCTGAGCACGGCCGGGACTTCCTGAGGCGCATTTTTGTGGAGGCCCGCCAGAGACCTTCGGCCGAGGAGCTGCTCACACACCAGTTTGCACAGCTCGTGTACTGA
- the LIMD2 gene encoding LIM domain-containing protein 2 isoform X1 — protein MFQAAGATQATPSHEAKGGSGSSAVQRSKSFSLRAQVKETCTACQKTVYPMERLVADKLIFHNSCFCCKHCHTKLSCLRAKATTTKASAGSSTRSSGPTRRWTPAPRQPEAPLTIHSLLLPSRAWSRQRAGRERGWTGPRRGQGGKGMRLSCSGRGSWGQGSASGFLPSPSVGGGLGNQDWALLTSPLPAASSLPHLTPRPPGKAPQPSFPI, from the exons ATGTTCCAGGCTGCAGGAGCCACCCAGGCCACCCCCTCCCAC GAAGCCAaaggtggcagtggcagcagcgcGGTTCAGCGCTCCAAG TCCTTCAGCCTTCGCGCCCAGGTGAAGGAGACCTGCACTGCCTGCCAGAAGACCGTGTACCCCATGGAGCGGCTGGTGGCCGACAAGCTCATTTTCCACAACTCTTGCTTCTGCTGCAAGCACTGCCACACCAAGCTCAG CTGTTTAAGAGCAAAGGCAACTACGACGAAGGCTTCGGCCGGAAGCAGCACAAGGAGCTCTGGGCCCACAAGGAGGTGGACCCCGGCACCAAGACAGCCTGAGGCCCCTCTCACCAtccactccctcctccttccGTCGAGGGCCTGGAGCAGGCAGCGGGCAGGGCGGGAGAGAGGTTGGACCGGGCCCCGGCGGggtcagggtgggaaggggatgaGGCTGTCTTGCTCGGGCAGAGGGTCTTGGGGGCAGGGCTCTGCTTCGggattccttccttctccctcagtGGGTGGGGGGTTAGGGAACCAGGACTGGGCTTTGCTCACCAGCCCGCTTCCTGCTGCTTCCAGCCTACCCCACCTTACCCCACGGCCCCCTGGGAAGGCCCCCCAACCCAGCTTCCCTATCTAG
- the LIMD2 gene encoding LIM domain-containing protein 2 isoform X2: protein MFQAAGATQATPSHEAKGGSGSSAVQRSKSFSLRAQVKETCTACQKTVYPMERLVADKLIFHNSCFCCKHCHTKLSLGSYAALHGEFYCKPHFQQLFKSKGNYDEGFGRKQHKELWAHKEVDPGTKTA from the exons ATGTTCCAGGCTGCAGGAGCCACCCAGGCCACCCCCTCCCAC GAAGCCAaaggtggcagtggcagcagcgcGGTTCAGCGCTCCAAG TCCTTCAGCCTTCGCGCCCAGGTGAAGGAGACCTGCACTGCCTGCCAGAAGACCGTGTACCCCATGGAGCGGCTGGTGGCCGACAAGCTCATTTTCCACAACTCTTGCTTCTGCTGCAAGCACTGCCACACCAAGCTCAG CCTGGGCAGCTACGCGGCGCTGCACGGAGAATTTTACTGCAAACCCCACTTTCAGCAGCTGTTTAAGAGCAAAGGCAACTACGACGAAGGCTTCGGCCGGAAGCAGCACAAGGAGCTCTGGGCCCACAAGGAGGTGGACCCCGGCACCAAGACAGCCTGA